Proteins encoded in a region of the Zea mays cultivar B73 chromosome 4, Zm-B73-REFERENCE-NAM-5.0, whole genome shotgun sequence genome:
- the LOC542547 gene encoding 50S ribosomal protein L2, mitochondrial-like: protein MARQSALSLVRDRAKTGALKRLTLSSSKTAGRNSSGRITSFHRGGGAKRLQRKVDVKRDACSTGIVERIEYDPNRSSSLALVRWVQGVHFRRPKSPQELSAMSQIQQSATADVSGRFSLAALSSRVHKDKEASALYSALGNGDISASLKSGASSSLPRIAVAGAKPTFFAQAKADEEGKHTFSFTEIQKWATDDVLWAQRMKRQAALSWQNELKKKHLLKTQANSFSSLAAKTSGTSKGPKGKADCIPVSYILASHQCMPGSTVMNYNSSKPSKSSASSPYSLENQFDIIDLNSKVGNCIPLANARIGTWVHNIECRPGQGGKMVRAAGTYAKVVQEPGAKCVLRLPSGAEKAVDSRCHATIGIVSNPSHGTRKLRKAGHSRWLGRRPVVRGVAMNPVDHPHGGGEGRTKGGRPSVSPWGKPTKAGYRSPSVASRKAFAGTKLIQFRK from the coding sequence ATGGCACGTCAGTCTGCTCTCTCGCTTGTGAGGGATCGAGCAAAGACGGGAGCGCTGAAGCGTCTGACTCTGAGTTCATCGAAGACGGCTGGGAGGAACTCGTCTGGGCGCATCACCTCTTTCCACCGTGGTGGAGGGGCCAAGAGGTTGCAGAGGAAGGTCGATGTGAAACGCGACGCCTGTTCCACGGGTATTGTGGAGCGGATCGAGTACGACCCGAATCGCTCCTCGAGCCTTGCTCTTGTGCGATGGGTGCAAGGGGTGCATTTCCGCCGCCCCAAGAGTCCACAAGAACTCAGTGCCATGTCTCAAATCCAACAATCTGCTACAGCTGATGTCTCCGGCCGGTTTTCCCTTGCTGCATTATCTAGTAGAGTGCATAAAGATAAGGAAGCTTCTGCACTGTACTCTGCTCTGGGAAATGGAGATATTTCTGCATCTCTTAAATCTGGTGCGTCATCGAGCTTACCGAGGATAGCTGTAGCTGGTGCCAAGCCCACATTCTTTGCTCAAGCCAAAGCGGATGAAGAAGGAAAACATACATTTTCCTTTACTGAGATTCAGAAATGGGCAACAGATGATGTGCTTTGGGCACAGAGAATGAAGCGTCAAGCTGCACTCTCCTGGCAGAATGAACTGAAGAAGAAACATTTGCTTAAGACACAAGCTAACAGCTTCAGTAGCTTGGCAGCAAAGACTAGTGGTACGAGTAAAGGGCCAAAGGGAAAGGCTGATTGCATACCAGTGTCTTATATATTGGCCAGTCACCAGTGCATGCCAGGTAGTACAGTGATGAACTATAATTCCTCGAAGCCTTCTAAGAGTTCAGCCTCTTCACCATATTCCTTGGAAAATCAGTTCGATATAATTGATCTCAACTCAAAGGTTGGAAATTGTATACCATTAGCCAATGCACGAATTGGAACCTGGGTGCATAATATTGAATGTCGTCCTGGTCAGGGTGGGAAGATGGTTCGAGCAGCTGGTACATATGCtaaggtagtccaggagccaggcGCCAAGTGTGTCCTGCGCCTTCCCTCAGGTGCTGAGAAGGCTGTTGATTCAAGATGCCATGCTACAATTGGTATAGTCTCCAACCCAAGCCATGGTACACGCAAGCTAAGAAAGGCAGGGCACAGCAGGTGGTTAGGCAGACGCCCTGTTGTCCGTGGTGTTGCTATGAATCCTGTGGATCATCCCCATGGTGGAGGCGAGGGGCGTACTAAAGGAGGCAGGCCTTCAGTTTCTCCCTGGGGAAAGCCCACCAAAGCAGGGTACCGATCACCAAGTGTGGCCAGTCGGAAAGCGTTTGCTGGAACAAAGCTCATACAGTTCAGAAAATAA